The following coding sequences lie in one Sorex araneus isolate mSorAra2 chromosome 4, mSorAra2.pri, whole genome shotgun sequence genomic window:
- the LOC101546618 gene encoding ATP synthase F(0) complex subunit C2, mitochondrial-like — protein MYACAKFVSTPIVVRSTSQVLSRSLSAVVLKRPETPTDESRGSLAAPRPLTSLVPSRSFQTSAVSRDIDTAAKFIGAGAATVGVAGSGAGIGTVFGSLIIGYARNPSLKQQLFSYAILGFTLSEAMGLFCLMVAFLILFAM, from the coding sequence ATGTATGCCTGCGCCAAATTCGTCTCCACCCCCATTGTGGTCAGGAGCACCTCCCAGGTGCTGAGCAGATCACTGTCTGCTGTGGTGCTGAAACGACCAGAGACACCTACAGATGAGAGCCGCGGCAGCTTGGCAGCCCCACGTCCCCTGACCTCACTTGTTCCGAGCCGCAGCTTCCAAACCAGCGCCGTTTCTAGGGACATTGACACAGCAGCCAAGTTCATTGGGGCTGGGGCTGCCACGGTCGGGGTGGCTGGCTCCGGAGCTGGGATTGGCACTGTGTTTGGAAGCCTCATCATTGGTTATGCTAGGAACCCTTCCCTGAAGCAGCAGCTCTTTTCCTACGCCATTCTGGGCTTCACCCTTTCGGAGGCCATGGGGCTCTTCTGCCTGATGGTGGCCTTTCTCATCCTCTTCGCCATGTGA